The window GGCCGCGGGTCTCCTCCGAGGTGGTCTTGTGTTCGAATCCCGGCTTTTAAGGTCAAAACAGCCGACACCATAGGCGCGGGCGACGCTTTTACAGCAGGGCTTATCTATAAGCTTATAGAACAGGGAAGAGCAGAATTCTTCTCCAATATAAGGCCCAACATGATATTCGCTTCGGCAGTTTCCGCGTTAATCTGTACTAAACCAGGCGCGAATAAAGGATTAAAAGATATAAAACAGGTCAATTCATTTCTTTTGAAAAATATTGACTTATAGGGCATATTCTGGTATACTTTATTTTAATAATTATTTTGCGTTGTTTAAGATAAGCCATAAAGAAGGGCTTTTTTAAATTAGCTGATATTAAAGACTTTTTAAAGGTGTTAAATTATGAGAAGAAGAATTAGCATATTCTACATAGCTTTAATATTTATGCTAATGGAGTTATTTTTAAGGCATGATGCGGCTTGTTCATCAGATAATACTTACTTGCGGCCTCCATTGTTATTCGGCAATATCGTTTATAAAAATGAATGGGATCCCGCGTGGGGCGAGCCTAGCGAAGAATCTATGAGGATAGCTAGAAATATCCTTAGAAACAGCGATAACAAAGACTTTTTCCTGGGATTTCCGACTACCTCATTTAACGTAGAACTATTGGAAGTCAATAAAATATGGCTAGAAACGCAAAAAGCAATAGATGTTTTTAAAGCTATATGCAAGATAAACTTTGACTGGGCGGCGGCTATATTGATGCAGCCTCACATGTCCAATCACATATCGACCCAGCCTCTTATATCCAACCATATTTTTTTAGAGTATATATTAAAAGTTGATTATGATAAGCCGTATCTGGCGGCGGTCCTGACCAGGGGTTTGAAACTTTCAGAATCCCGGTCTTATGTGGGGTTGATAACAAAAGTTTATAAGATGGATTTTTACGATGAAGAGGTCTGCTATATTTTTTGCAGAAGCTATTCTCGCAGCATAGGATATTCGGAGGAAAAAGAAAGGAAATTCCTGTCTATGCTGGATGACGAAAGCGTCAGTTTCTTGATAAATAGTCACTCCCGTATTTTAGAAAGCAGGCTGAAAATAGAAAATGTCAAAAATGAAACAGCCCGGATAGAGGAGCTAAGGAAGGAAAAGTTGGGATTATCCATAGCTTTAATAAACGAAAGACCTGGGATAAAAGAATTCCTTTCTTCTTTAAGTTATAAATGGCTCGGCTTATCAGAAGAAGGACTTCCAATCTCAATAGCGCTGCATGAGCTTCGAAATAACTGGGACAGTTTTAATCTAGATCCTAAAGTAAATCTTTCTGTGCCTATAGGCGACGCATTTTTAGAGCGTGTGGATGTTAAGCTGTTAAGGCAGATGATACGAAGCGATATTCAAAGAAAAACAAGCGAAAACAGCAAGCATCTGGTATATGTAATTTCTCTTATTCAGAAAGAAGATACGGCATGGTTATTAAAAACACTGGAAGAGTTATTGCCTGATAAGGAACGCGATGAATGGACGATCTCATTGATCGCCATTAACATACGAGAACAATCTCTGCGGACAGCCGGCGATATAGTTAATTCATATGAAAATAAATTAAAAGTACGCGCGTATTTTTTAAAGACAGATATTACGGACGCCGGACAAGTATCCGCTTTGACAGATTTAATTTCTAGGAATAAGCTGTCAGGAGTAGCGGATGGGGTTATGCATAATACGGGCTGCGCGACTTTGGGAACTCGCGAAAAATTTTATTTTCAATTCTTACGTAAGTTTTGCGGTAAAAATGCGTGGTTGGAGGTAGATAGGGAAGAATCGTATTCGGCTATCTGCTTAAAGAAGCTGGCTCCCACAGAAGCCAGGGAGTACATGGAAGGCGATGAGCGCTATGTTAATAAAATCACGAGTTGTGGTTTTACGCTTATGCCTGTATTTTTATGTCAAGGTACGGGCTATGCGCTCAGGGTTCCCATATCAGGCGGTTCTTACGAAAGAACGAAAACCGCTTATAAACACCTGGCTGAAATTAATAAATATGCGGAATCGGTGATTAGGGGAGTTTCGTCAGATACAGCGGTCTTGACGCTGCAGACAGACGATCGCGCAATAAAAGATGAATTGGGCGAAGAACTGGAATATCGCTTTAATGGATATGAGAGAGGGGCGCTATTAAGTATGATCCATAGTCCCTCTAAATCCCGCGGCGAGATTGAAGCGAGACAAAACGCGATAGACGCGTTCAGAAACCTTCCTGAGAGCAAGCAAGACCGGTTATTAGAAAGCAAAAAAGCCATGTACGAATTTACTATCAATTTATATAATCTGGTTGGCAATCAAAATAGGGATGAATTTGTTTTGCTCGCTAAAAAAAGCGGCTATGACGCGGCAAAGTTTATCAAGCTGCTGGAAGGGCAAAAACAAGATGATCGAACTGAGTCCATACTGAAAAGTATCCGCGAGTCAGTATCTGTTTTACCGCAATATAAAGATTGTATAAATGATTTCTTGAAAGAATTCGAAACAGTCGATGATCCTCTGGTAATCGCTCTTGTAGGCATATTAAAGAGCCGTTACAGAGAATTTAATATTCGCGATTTTCAGGATGTTCTCACATTTCTGCGCGACAGAGGTCCTGAGGCAGTATCTGAATTAACGGGATATTCCCTTGATGTATTGAGCGTCGGGGTTAAAATAGGCTTATTTTTCGAGTTCGCGAATTTTATAAAGGAGAATGAGTATTGTAAGGCTAGTTTTGACAGTGCTAAGCCGGTATTTTACCAGGACGGGTGGAATTTTATGCGTAAAAAGAAGGGCCAGATAAAAAATCCTTCCGGCACTAATGCTACTATTAAACTCCTTACCGGTTCGAATATGTCGGGAAAAAGTTTTTTCCTGGTCCAGAATCTTTTTATACAGCTTTTGGGGCAATCTTTTGGGTTTATCCCAGCCGCGTCCGGAAATTTGCGTATCTATGACCAGATAGTTTTTATTGACCGCGCCGCCACTGACGCGACCATGAATCTAAGCGCTTTCGGAAGCGAGGTGGGAAAATGGAAGAATACTCTGGATACAATAGGAAACAAGGCGCTATACCTCGTGGATGAAGGTTTTTCAACAACATCTCCTGATGATCAGGCAAAACTTCTCGCGGGCGCGTCGGATTTATTCCGCGATAATAACGCTCATGCCATACTGGCCACCCATAACGAGCAATTTATAATGGGTCAGCAGAAGAAACCCGGTACCGTCGTTTATCACTTTGAAGCGATAATCAATAAAGTAGCTTTTAAACAAAAAGATGAGAGCGAAGACAGCTATGATGATAAGAAAAAGGGGCCGATTACCTTCACGCATAAACTTAAAGACGGTTTTGACGACTCTAAGGCGCTTGAAGTGGCGAAGCAATTAGGGCTGCAAAAGAGCCTTATTGACCGCTCAAAGGATTTTTTGGCGGGAAAGCCTGGTCCCATAAAAGTACCACGTTCCAAGACAACAGCAGAAATAAAATCGTATACGCCTGGGGAGCGCATCCGGCTTAAAAAGAAACTGGGTAATTTCTTGCCGTTTTTCCCATATGAGGACGTCCTGGAAGAACGGGAAGACACGCCTGTTATTTCAGGCGAATCAAAGCCCCTTCAATGGAGATACGGCAACGCTTCCGAAGAAGCGATGTACCGTGACAGGTCTGGCAGAAAACTTAATTTTAATCCTGTATTCACGCTTTTCAGCGGCGACCGCGATTTCAGCCCATGGTCTATAACTAACGCTGATTACGGTATTTTAAGGAATTCTGAAGTGTTAGAAAGCATCCACCTGATCATTATGTCATCTCCTTCGCGCGACCCAAGGGAAATTCTGGAGCGGCAGCGTATGTTCAAGGCGATATTAAGCGATAAGGAAAGCTTCAAAGGCGGTGATTGGAAGGTTTCCATGATGATTGGCAATATCGGCAGTTATCTTGAAGGGTTTCAGTTAAGTGAAGCATCCCCTATTGACAGGTTTAATCTTTATATGTTGCTTGAGTCTTTGCAGGAAATCGAAAGGTTCGACGCGACCCAAGCTCGCACTGACCTTTTTCTTAAAATACTGGACATGAACCTCAAGCTTAACGGATCATCCCTGGAAAAAATAGGAGTGTCGGATGAGCTTTCAAAGATATCAGACATCTGGAAGCTGCAAAAAGAAATGCGCGATTTTGAGAATAAATATACTTTTAATAAAACAAATGAAAATGACCCTGAAATGCCTGGAAAAAGAAAGCGGATTTACGATGAGCTTAAGCGGCTTACGGGAATAGAAAGATGGTCTACAATAGAATACGGCGCGGGCGATATAGTTAAAAAAATTCTTATTGATATTTTTCGGAAAGCTACAGGCGTTGACATAAATGAAGGCGGAAATCCAGGCCTTTTAATAGAATTTCTTAAGGAAAGCGAAAGCGTGGGCACATTAAAAGCTGTATCGGCTTTTGAACCGGAAAACTGGGATATCGCGGAAAAAGCTCTTGGTGAGATAATGGAGGCGGTCAGGAATGAAAAATATGACGGTATGGGCATATTTATTTCCGATTATATCAGGTTTTCCGAGAGCTTGCGCGCCTTACTGTGTAAAGAAGATACCTTGACTGAATTCGTCGCGTGGCTCAAAAGCTATGACTCGGTCCATTTGCACCAGATAGCGAACTATTACGAATTCATCCTGAGGCCCATTGTCGGGAAGAGTAAAAACGGCAGGGAATACCTGGCGGAACTAAAAAAAATAAAGATCGATGTTGATAAGGCAAAGGCGGAAAAAGAAAAATGGCAGGAACTTTCCAGGTCACATGACTACGCTTCCATGCTCTCCATGGCAAAAGACTGGCTGCAGGAAAGGTATAGTTATCTTTCGAAACTCTCCGAAAATGACCCAGGTTATTACGGGAGAAAAGATGAGGACCTTAAGCATATAAAAGTGCTTCTTGAGGCAGCACAAGGAGTAGTCGCAATCGATGAAGCTTCCGTTAAACAGGAAATAGAAAAGTTCCTTAAAGAAAATTACGGCCGAAGCTTAGAAAACTCGGAATTTAGCGCAAGATACACTGATAAAAGGCAGCGCCGCCGCCATCTTGATGGAAGGCAGATATGGCCCGAGATCTCGAAATTATTCAAGTTGTTTTCGCTCGCTTTCATTATAGAAGATAACAGATGGAAAGAAGTCGCATTTACCGACAATCCGGAACTTTCCATAACAAATGCCTGGAGCGTTGTTAAGACAAAAAGTGAGCAGGTCCGCAATTCAGCCAGGTTCGGCTCAGGCGAGATGGCGCGCCTTTTCAGCGGTTCCAATATGTCAGGCAAGACATTCCACATGAAACAGCTCATATGGGCAATATTATCGGCGCAGGCTACGGGTTTCGCGCCGTGTGACAACATGACATCGCCTATTTTCGATAAAGTCCTGTATATCGACAGGGTTAAGGCGGAAAGCGACCGTAATATATCCTCATTTGGCCTGGAAGTGGAATACTGGAAAAGATTTTTTGATCACGCGTCAACCAGCGGGCTTGTGTTCGGCGCAATTGACGAGGCAGGTTCGACCACCTCGCCTAAATATCAGTCCGCTCTTTCATATGCCATCGCGGACGAGATGCTGGCGCTCGGCAATATGCTTGCCATGGCTTCGCACAACCATGATTTCCTTGACGCGTTCCATGAGGCGAATAAAGACCGCACAGCCATATACCATTTAAAGACACATGAAACGGAAGACGGCGGCATCATATTTGATTATGTTCTGGAGAAAGGCCATGCCTCGTCAAATGCCATCAAGGTCGCCGAACAGCTTGGCTTAGGTATGGTTACGCGTTTTATTAAGAGCTCCTTGTAACCAACGCGCTGTCACTATGGGAAAGATTGAGATAAAAATAGGCGATATCACCAAAGAAAACACGGATGCTATTGTGAATGCCGCCAATACCTCGCTTTTAGGAGGGGGAGGGGTGGATGGGGCTATTCACAGGACTGCAGGGCCTGATCTTTTGAAAGAATGCCGCACTTTAGGCGGCTGTAAGACAGGGCAGGCAAAGATCACCAATGGATATAACCTCCTGGCTAAATATGTGATACACGTGGTTGGGCCTGTATGGCATGGCGGCAACAATAACGAAGAGCCGCTCCTGGCAGGTTGTTATACAAACGCCTTAAGGCTTGCGAAAGAGTATAATATTAAAACCATAGCGTTTCCCGCTATAAGCACAGGCGCGTACAGATTTCCTATAGATAAAGCGGCAAAAATAGCCAAGGAAACCGTCATAAATTTTCTATCCAAAAATCCTGAAATAGAAAAAGTGATTTTTGTCTGTTTTAATAAAGAAATTTTGAATAGCTATAACACATGAAAAAGATAAACATGATATTTAACGTGATTTTAATGTTTCTGCTTATAGGCCCGGGATTTGCCTATTCAATCGATACGCTCCGCGTCCCGGTAAATACGAAACAAACTATCGACCGCGCGGAAAAAATTGAGGTCAAAATTAAGCTGGCGGATATTATTTCCCGTATCGGAAACCAGGCAGGGCCGCCGGTTATTTATAATATGCGGCCTTTTAACCTGGATGATTTTATTGGATCGGTCAAACAGAGCAAAGTCTTTAATAATCACTATGGCGGAGACTGGCGGAGTTTCCTCAAAGACCTTGAAAACAATCACAGGTCACCTGCCTATGCATTTCTATTAGACCGCCTACAGCCCAAGCATAAAAGCCACATTTACAGGATCAAAGAGCAGCACGCATTGATAAAAGAGATGGTGCCGGACCTTATTGCCGAGAAAATAAATGCAAGAAAAGCCAGCGAACCAATATACATAAGGCTTGTGACTCTTGGCGGGGAATATGACCCTTTTTCCCTGGGCACCACACTGATAGAATCCATAGAGAGTGAACTAAAAAATAACTATCCTGATCTGGCATTAGGCAGGGACGTTATCCTTAAGATACAGGATGTCCAAATAGATCCTGGCGTGAACAACGAAATAAAAAAGATAAAAGAGTTTACCGTGAAACAGACGATGTATGAAGGCCGGCCTGTTCCCGAAGAGGTGAAACAGCATATAAAAGCGTTGAACAAGAACAGGGATAGATTGTCGAATATTATAAAATTCAGATATGGCTCCATGGGGGACACGAGGCCGGGCGGATTAATGGCAGATGTTTTAAAAGATAACCCGGATCTGGCCGTATGCAATCTTGTTTTTTACCATCTTGATGTAGGGCACCAGAAAAATTTCATAGATTTTATAGGCCGGACCGCTTCGGAAAAAACTACATTACTGTTCGCTTTCAATACAGAACTGCTTACCTATGGGGATGACAGGTATGTGGATGAATTCAATGGCGACAGAGACCTTATGCTCCAGGTCCGTCCGACATACGCGAAAGACTATCCGCCTCTTTTCGAGAAATATTTTAAATTAAAGAGCGTGCCGATTGGACAATTGAACTCGAATTTTTACATTATGCATAGAAAAGACGCGCTGAGCCGCCTTGAAGATACAAAAAATCGGGCATTCCAGCCTGAAATATACAATATTTTAAGCGCAAATAAAATGCTGCAGAAAACTCTCTAACGGCTGTTATTTTCTCAGCACATTTCCCTTTACTTGCCTGACCCAACGCGTTATTATATATACAATTACAAAAAAGGAGGGGCTTTATGAAACTTTTTCTGCTGCTCATGTCTTTATTTTGGATAGCGGTCGGAATAACGCTTATCCTGTCTCCCGCAAAATTCAAATCGTTTTATACCCGCCTGATAAAACCCGCAAAAGCGCTGTTCATTTTGCCCTTAGTTATCGGGTTATTGCTTATCTGGTCATCGCCCGCGTCAAAACTTGAATGGTTCATAAAAATACTGGGCATTATAGCCCTGATTAAGGGTATATTCATCCTGATATCCCCGATAGATACTATAAAATCTATAATCAACTGGGCAATGAGCCGGCCTGATAAATTCTATCGATTATATGGAGTTTTTATAATACTTTTAGGTATTATAGCGGGTTGGAGCGTAACGTGGTAAGAGAGCAGGTTAGAATAATGAAGAAACTGACAACATTAATTATTGTGGCGACTTTTTTATGCATTAATGACGCTTATTCTTTACCTCCCAACGATATCCTAAGGCCTCCTCTGGATGGCTCAAGAAAAGTAGAAGAGGCCCTAAAAATACAAGAAACCACAGAAAAAGCAAAGCAAATCAGTTCAAAAACCAACAACAAGCCCTTTTTGCCGATTATCATTGCATCTATTATCTTTGTCCCGTTTATAAGCATACATCCTCAGGCATCCCAGGACAGTCTAAAGCTAAAAAATCCTACTGCAATAGGACAGGTCATTGATCCTCAAGCCAAAAAGCAAGTCGAAGATTATTATAAGAAAGCCGATGCTTACTATGAGTCGGGCAAATACGCCGAGGCAATTGAGTTATTTAAAAAAGTGATAGAGATCGATAGTGACTATCTCGATGTCTACCGCAAGCTGGGAAACGCATATGCCAAATTAGGTAATTATATTAAGGCAGCTGAAACTTATAATGCTTTAGGGTGGCAGCTTTCTGGTTTAATATCGTTTCCTGTTGACAAAACCGAAGAAATCGAGGCGTACAAAGAAGCCATAAGGCTTGATCCCAAGTATTACGAGGCTTACTGCAATCTAGGCACCGCCTACTATATCGTAAGCAAATACGTCGAAGCGATAAAGGTCTTAAAAAAAGCGATTGAATTAGAACCTAAAAAAAGCATAGCGTATATAAACCTGGGGGCGGCTTACGAGGCATCTGGCAAATACGCCGAGGCTATAAAAGCGTTGGAAGAGGCCAGAAAACTTGATCCCGACAGTCCGTATTTACACACCATGGGGTTGGCCTATGCAGGTTTAGAAAATTATACCGAAGCCATCAAATTGTATAAAGAAGCTTTGGCGGGTTACAAACGTTTGCCAGGTTTTTTCTCTCTGCTTATTCACTATGATCTGGGTTTGGCTTACAATCAAGTGGGAAAATACAGTGAAGCGATAGAGTCATTTAAAAAAGCAATAAAATATAGCCCTAAGTATGCCAAAGCTTACTATAATATGGGTCTCGCCTATGATAAGATAGATAATCATATCGAAGCAGTTAAAAGTTTTAGAAAAGCAATAGAACTGGATCCAAGGCTATTAAAAGATGTGCCGGAGAAATTTAAAAAAGAAATAGAAAGCGATAAAGGGCAATCATTTAATCTGAAAAATATCTCAAAAGAACAATTGTTCGGCATTTAGTCAGATCCTGCCATATTACGCAATATCCCCTAAGGCCCAAAGATTACAGTTATCCAAACCACACTTTATTTAAAAAATAATCAAAATAGTTGAAAGAAAAGCGCCTCCTAAATGTGTCTTATATAGTAGGAGGGAGGTGCTTTATGAAGGAGACACAGTTTTGGGCGTTTTTGGAGCGCATGTGGGAGGAGAGGGGCAGGGAGCCAATGATGGCGGGTCAGATCGATGACCTTAATCCTAATGTCCAGGCAGTAAGCCACTATATCATGAGCCATGCGCTATTGCCGCGAGATTATGCCAATATCCATGCGGAAGCCATAACCATGATGGGCAGATTGCTGCTGGAAAAAGGCATACAGCGCAAAACCAGGGAAGCAATTATGATAATCCTTGCTCATCATGGTTCAGAGGCGGCGCTTTATGCGCTGAGGATTTATAGCGTTAGGCCGAAACCGGGTTTGGAGATATTTAGCCGGATGGCGTTGGAAGAATGTGAAAGTTGGCAAAAATAAGGAGGTATAATGAAAGAATATATTCCACTAGAGCGGATAGAAAGCAAGATATTTATGATTCGCGGGCAAAAGGTTATGCTAAGTTTTCATTTAGCTGAGTTATATAGAGTTGCAACAAAAGTGTTAATCCAGGCTGTAAAACGCAATATCGAGAGATTTCCAGAAGACTTTATGTTTCAATTGACATGGGAAGAAACGGATTCTTTAAGGTCACAATTTGTGACCTTAAAGAATATTATTGGTAGAGGTAAACATGTCAAATATTTGCCTTATGCCTTTACTGAACAAGGCGTGGCAATGCTGTCTAGTGCATTGCGAAGTAAGCGCGCAATACAGGTTAATATTGCCATTATGCGGGCATTTGTTAGGATTAAACAGGTTCTTGAAACACATAAAGAACTTGCTGGAAAATTAAAGGAGCTTGAGCATAAAGTCGGAAAGCATAATAAGCTGATAATAGAGATATTTGAGATCATAAAACAGCTGACGCCTAAGCCTCTAAAGCCCAAGCCGCAAATAGGGTTTCGGCAGGATCCTAAATGGAACAAGTAGCTTAAGAGATTGCTTCGCTTCGCTCGCAATGACAATTCTAGGGCACTCACAATGGACACATTTACGTATAATTGTAATATTTTCGTGTCTCTAATGGCCTAAAAAGGGGCGAATTAGGGCATTAAAGAAGCGAATCCGCAGTATAAAACAGCGAATACCATATATAGATTTATCCGAAAGAAGCAGTTATCCACAGCATTTACACAAATCAGCATAACTTATTTATTTATATATACTTATGAGTATTTTGCTTATATACCTAAGTTAACATAAGATACATTATAGGCGCTTTGGATTAGAATCATACACAATCGTTTTTATACGACTTCTCTCGTTTTCGAATTATATCTGGTTAATTTTTGTCAGGCGTGCCTTCTAATAATTCGTAGCCTTTTATTACGCTGTCACATAACATTTGCACAATATTCTTATTACCACCAAGGTCTGCCTTGCCCAATGCTGTATAATATTTATATCTGTCTTCGACCTGTATAATGGCCGGCGCAAAGCTATTGCTTAATAGCTGGGTTATGGTAATAAGGCGGCCTACCCTTCCATTCCCGTCAAAAAATGGGTGAATTGCTTCAAATTCATAGTGATCCATAGCTATTTTACTTATGATATCGCTATCCTTATAGTTATTGATATTTTTGATAAATTTGC of the Candidatus Omnitrophota bacterium genome contains:
- a CDS encoding O-acetyl-ADP-ribose deacetylase, whose product is MGKIEIKIGDITKENTDAIVNAANTSLLGGGGVDGAIHRTAGPDLLKECRTLGGCKTGQAKITNGYNLLAKYVIHVVGPVWHGGNNNEEPLLAGCYTNALRLAKEYNIKTIAFPAISTGAYRFPIDKAAKIAKETVINFLSKNPEIEKVIFVCFNKEILNSYNT
- a CDS encoding ORF6N domain-containing protein: MKEYIPLERIESKIFMIRGQKVMLSFHLAELYRVATKVLIQAVKRNIERFPEDFMFQLTWEETDSLRSQFVTLKNIIGRGKHVKYLPYAFTEQGVAMLSSALRSKRAIQVNIAIMRAFVRIKQVLETHKELAGKLKELEHKVGKHNKLIIEIFEIIKQLTPKPLKPKPQIGFRQDPKWNK
- a CDS encoding tetratricopeptide repeat protein gives rise to the protein MKKLTTLIIVATFLCINDAYSLPPNDILRPPLDGSRKVEEALKIQETTEKAKQISSKTNNKPFLPIIIASIIFVPFISIHPQASQDSLKLKNPTAIGQVIDPQAKKQVEDYYKKADAYYESGKYAEAIELFKKVIEIDSDYLDVYRKLGNAYAKLGNYIKAAETYNALGWQLSGLISFPVDKTEEIEAYKEAIRLDPKYYEAYCNLGTAYYIVSKYVEAIKVLKKAIELEPKKSIAYINLGAAYEASGKYAEAIKALEEARKLDPDSPYLHTMGLAYAGLENYTEAIKLYKEALAGYKRLPGFFSLLIHYDLGLAYNQVGKYSEAIESFKKAIKYSPKYAKAYYNMGLAYDKIDNHIEAVKSFRKAIELDPRLLKDVPEKFKKEIESDKGQSFNLKNISKEQLFGI
- a CDS encoding PfkB family carbohydrate kinase, which codes for GRGSPPRWSCVRIPAFKVKTADTIGAGDAFTAGLIYKLIEQGRAEFFSNIRPNMIFASAVSALICTKPGANKGLKDIKQVNSFLLKNIDL